Proteins encoded in a region of the Perognathus longimembris pacificus isolate PPM17 chromosome 11, ASM2315922v1, whole genome shotgun sequence genome:
- the LOC125359756 gene encoding LOW QUALITY PROTEIN: histone deacetylase 2-like (The sequence of the model RefSeq protein was modified relative to this genomic sequence to represent the inferred CDS: inserted 1 base in 1 codon) codes for MGYSQGGGKKKVCYYYDGDTGNYYYGQGHPTKPHRIQMTHNLLLNYGLYRKIEIYRPHKATAEEMTKYHSDEYIKLIRSIRPDNMSEYSKQMQRFNVGEDCPVFDGLFEFCQLSTGGSVRGAVKLNRQQTDMAVNWAGGLHHAKKSEASGFCYVNDVVLAILELLKYHQRVLYIDIDIHHGDGVEEAFYTTDRDXLFPSTRDLRDTGAGKGKYYAVNFPMRDGIEDESYGQIFKPIISKVMKTYQPSAVVLQCGADSLSEDRLGCFNLTVKGHDKCVEVVKTFNLPLLMLGGGGYTICNVARCWTYETAVGNSVLF; via the exons ATGGGGTACAGTCAAGGAGGCGGCAAGAAGAAAGTCTGCTACTATTACGATGGTGATACTGGAAATTATTATTATGGACAGGGTCATCCCACGAAACCACACAGAATTCAGATGACTCATAACTTGCTGTTAAATTATGGTTtatacagaaaaatagaaatatataggCCCCATAAAGCCACTGCTGAAGAAATGACAAAGTATCACAGTGATGAGTATATCAAATTAATACGGTCAATAAGACCAGACAACATGTCTGAGTATAGTAAACAGATGCAGAGATTTAATGTTGGAGAAGATTGTCCCGTGTTTGATGGGCTCTTTGAATTTTGTCAACTCTCCACTGGTGGTTCAGTTCGTGGGGCTGTGAAATTGAACCGACAACAAACTGATATGGCTGTCAACTGGGCTGGAGGATTACATCATGCCAAGAAATCGGAAGCATCAGGATTCTGTTATGTGAATGATGTTGTGCTTGCTATCCTTGAGTTACTTAAGTATCATCAAAGGGTCTTATATATTGACATAGATATCCATCATGGTGATGGTGTTGAAGAAGCTTTTTATACAACAGATCGTG GACTGTTTCCTTCCACAAGAGACTTGAGGGATACTGGTGCTGGAAAGGGCAAATATTATGCTGTCAATTTTCCAATGAGAGATGGTATAGAGGATGAGTCATATGGGCAGATATTTAAGCCTATCATCTCAAAAGTGATGAAGACGTATCAACCCAGTGCTGTGGTATTGCAATGTGGTGCAGATTCATTATCTGAGGATAGACTTGGTTGCTTCAACCTAACAGTCAAAGGTCATGATAAGTGTGTAGAAGTTGTAAAAACTTTTAACTTACCATTGTTGATGCTTGGGGGAGGTGGATACACAATCTGTAACGTTGCAAGATGTTGGACATATGAGACAGCGGTTGGGAactctgtgttgttttga